A window of Pseudomonadota bacterium contains these coding sequences:
- a CDS encoding homoserine dehydrogenase, which translates to MRTINVGLIGFGTIGAGVAKLLLENRQAIRERLGAELNLLKIADLDITTDRGVSLPDNLLTTNVKELIGNPEIEIIIELIGGYEPARSFVAQALTCGQSVVTANKALLARHGNELFALSREKGVDFYYEASVGGGIPIIKVMREALAGNKINSVCGILNGTCNYILTKMGDEGADFAQALNNAQDLGYAEADPTFDIEGIDTAHKLSILTALAFATPIACDQIHVEGISAVKPVDFAFAREFGYKIKLLAIAKKENDTIETRVHPTMIPEKHMLAKIDGVFNAVFVNADALGPSLYYGRGAGMMATASAVVGDLVDIARNLIGGFFQRVPTLGFQPEAVQACACRPMSEIFSQYYLRFSAHDKTSVLSKIAGILGENQISIASCIQQGRSPNGDTVPIVMQTHKAREKDLRQALAAIDRLPIIAAPTAVIRMESEL; encoded by the coding sequence ATGAGAACAATAAATGTTGGTCTGATTGGTTTTGGTACCATCGGGGCCGGAGTCGCAAAACTTTTACTGGAGAACCGTCAGGCGATCCGCGAGCGCCTCGGCGCCGAATTAAACCTGCTCAAAATCGCTGATCTCGATATTACGACCGATCGCGGGGTATCGCTTCCCGACAACCTTCTGACCACCAACGTCAAGGAGCTGATCGGCAATCCCGAAATCGAAATCATCATTGAGTTGATCGGCGGTTATGAACCGGCCCGCAGTTTTGTCGCGCAGGCTCTTACCTGCGGCCAAAGTGTGGTGACTGCCAACAAGGCTCTGCTCGCCCGCCACGGCAACGAACTCTTTGCCCTGTCCCGGGAAAAAGGGGTGGATTTTTACTATGAGGCCAGCGTCGGCGGCGGTATTCCGATTATCAAGGTCATGCGTGAAGCCCTGGCCGGCAATAAAATCAATTCGGTCTGCGGCATTCTGAACGGCACCTGTAACTACATTCTGACCAAAATGGGGGATGAAGGCGCCGATTTCGCCCAGGCTCTCAACAACGCCCAGGACCTGGGCTATGCTGAAGCCGACCCGACCTTTGATATCGAAGGCATCGACACGGCCCATAAGTTGTCGATTCTGACCGCCCTGGCCTTTGCCACCCCGATCGCCTGCGACCAGATTCACGTTGAAGGCATCAGCGCCGTCAAACCGGTGGATTTCGCCTTTGCCCGGGAGTTCGGCTACAAAATCAAGTTGCTGGCCATCGCCAAAAAAGAAAATGACACCATCGAGACCCGGGTCCATCCCACCATGATTCCGGAAAAACATATGTTGGCTAAAATCGACGGGGTTTTCAACGCCGTCTTTGTCAACGCCGACGCCCTGGGGCCGAGTCTTTACTATGGCCGGGGCGCGGGCATGATGGCCACCGCCAGCGCCGTGGTCGGCGATCTGGTCGATATCGCCCGCAACCTCATCGGCGGATTCTTCCAAAGGGTTCCGACCCTGGGTTTTCAACCGGAGGCGGTCCAAGCCTGCGCCTGCCGCCCGATGAGTGAAATTTTCAGCCAGTATTACCTGCGTTTCTCGGCCCATGACAAAACCTCGGTCCTGTCAAAAATCGCCGGCATTCTCGGAGAAAATCAGATCAGTATCGCCTCCTGCATTCAACAGGGCCGCAGTCCCAATGGCGACACCGTGCCGATCGTGATGCAGACTCACAAGGCCCGGGAAAAAGATCTGCGCCAGGCTCTCGCGGCAATCGACCGCCTGCCGATTATCGCCGCCCCGACAGCGGTTATCCGCATGGAAAGCGAGCTGTAG
- a CDS encoding ABC transporter substrate-binding protein yields MKNRQTITLAYSVDSDDLFMFYALLENKIDTQGLIFEHQRRDTLALNDLAANCEVDITAVSIHAYAGISDRYLLLPHGGSIGVNYGPLVLSWNPQLKTEALAGKRISVPGFSTTAYLVFKLICPDFIPQIIPITPFAKTFDALREHLVDAAVVIHEGNLTYRERGFHKLLDLGQWWWRETGLPLPLGGNVIRKGLGPEKIARISALLRQSIAYALEHREEVIDYLLAREKRDDPALKDRGLLDRYLKLYANQDTLEYPPAARQGISELFRRGQNAGLIKRPVQVEFAP; encoded by the coding sequence GTGAAAAACCGGCAAACCATCACCCTGGCCTACAGTGTCGATTCGGACGATCTTTTCATGTTCTACGCCCTGCTAGAGAACAAGATCGACACCCAGGGCCTGATCTTCGAGCACCAGCGGCGCGACACCCTGGCCTTAAACGACCTCGCCGCGAACTGCGAGGTGGATATCACGGCGGTTTCCATTCACGCCTACGCCGGAATCAGCGACAGATATCTTCTGCTTCCCCACGGCGGCAGTATCGGGGTCAATTACGGCCCCTTGGTTTTAAGCTGGAATCCACAGCTTAAAACCGAAGCGCTGGCCGGCAAAAGAATCTCGGTACCCGGTTTTTCAACCACCGCCTACCTGGTGTTTAAACTTATCTGCCCGGATTTTATTCCGCAAATCATTCCGATCACCCCGTTTGCGAAAACCTTCGACGCCCTGCGGGAGCACCTTGTCGATGCCGCCGTGGTCATTCACGAAGGTAATCTGACCTACCGGGAGCGCGGTTTTCACAAGCTTCTCGATCTGGGTCAATGGTGGTGGCGGGAAACCGGTCTGCCCCTGCCTCTGGGCGGCAATGTCATCCGCAAAGGCCTGGGCCCGGAAAAGATCGCTCGAATCTCCGCCCTCTTGCGGCAAAGCATCGCCTACGCCCTAGAGCATCGCGAAGAGGTAATCGACTACCTTCTGGCCCGGGAAAAACGCGATGACCCGGCCCTCAAGGATCGCGGACTGTTGGATCGCTACCTGAAACTCTACGCTAACCAGGACACCCTCGAATATCCGCCGGCGGCCCGACAGGGCATCAGCGAACTTTTTCGACGCGGTCAGAATGCCGGCCTTATCAAGAGGCCGGTGCAGGTTGAATTTGCCCCATGA
- a CDS encoding alanine transaminase, with protein MEEFHRIKRLPPYVFATVNDLKMKARKAGEDIIDLGMGNPDIPTPQHIVDKASEAIYNPRNHRYSVSRGVPNLREAICEWYEKNFQVSLDPESEAIATIGAKEGLAHLALATIGPGDVVFVPSPAYPIHPYSVIIAGGDLRSIPLSPERDFFEDLQAATKLTWPRPKMMIISFPHNPTTKVIDLDFFNKIVDYAKANDILVVHDFAYADLVFDGYRAPSIMQVKGAREVAVEFYSLSKSYSMAGWRVGFCVGNKRMIHALTRLKSYLDYGMFQPLQIAAISALRGDQSCVAEIVNIYRERRDVLCDGLNRIGWKVEKPKGTMFVWAKIPDPYLEMGSLEFAKKLIRETRVAVSPGIGFGEFGDDYVRFALVENEHRTRQAIRGLRQIM; from the coding sequence ATGGAAGAGTTCCACCGCATCAAACGACTGCCTCCATATGTTTTTGCCACCGTCAATGATTTGAAGATGAAAGCCCGCAAGGCCGGCGAGGATATCATTGATCTCGGCATGGGCAACCCTGACATTCCCACGCCGCAGCACATCGTGGACAAGGCCTCGGAAGCCATCTACAATCCCCGCAACCATCGCTATTCGGTTTCCCGTGGGGTACCGAACCTGAGGGAGGCGATCTGCGAATGGTATGAAAAGAATTTTCAGGTTTCCCTGGATCCCGAGAGCGAGGCGATCGCCACCATCGGCGCCAAGGAAGGGCTCGCCCATCTGGCCCTGGCCACCATCGGCCCCGGAGATGTCGTTTTTGTCCCCTCGCCGGCCTATCCGATCCACCCTTATTCGGTAATCATCGCCGGCGGCGATCTGCGCAGTATTCCCTTATCCCCGGAACGGGATTTTTTCGAGGATCTTCAGGCGGCGACGAAACTGACCTGGCCGCGACCGAAAATGATGATCATCAGCTTTCCCCATAATCCGACCACCAAGGTCATCGACCTCGATTTTTTTAATAAAATCGTTGATTACGCCAAGGCAAACGATATTCTGGTCGTCCACGACTTCGCTTACGCCGACCTTGTCTTCGACGGCTACCGGGCGCCCTCGATCATGCAGGTCAAAGGCGCCCGGGAGGTCGCCGTCGAATTTTATTCGTTATCAAAAAGTTACAGCATGGCCGGCTGGAGGGTGGGGTTCTGCGTCGGCAACAAACGCATGATCCATGCCCTGACCAGGCTCAAAAGCTACCTTGATTACGGCATGTTCCAGCCCCTGCAGATCGCCGCGATCTCGGCCCTCAGAGGCGACCAGAGCTGCGTCGCGGAGATCGTCAATATTTATCGCGAGCGGCGCGACGTTCTGTGCGACGGTCTCAATCGCATCGGCTGGAAGGTCGAGAAACCCAAGGGCACGATGTTTGTCTGGGCCAAGATTCCGGATCCCTACCTGGAAATGGGCTCCCTTGAGTTCGCCAAGAAACTTATTCGGGAAACCCGGGTCGCCGTCTCTCCCGGCATCGGCTTTGGTGAGTTCGGCGATGACTACGTCCGCTTCGCCCTGGTTGAGAACGAACACCGGACGCGGCAGGCGATTCGTGGTTTACGTCAGATAATGTAA